The following are from one region of the Nicotiana tabacum cultivar K326 chromosome 3, ASM71507v2, whole genome shotgun sequence genome:
- the LOC107828043 gene encoding mitogen-activated protein kinase kinase kinase 20-like: MDWVRGEAVGHGSFGKVNYALPRCQNTLFSQSMVVKSSAASCSATLLNEKLILDELNSCPHIINCLGDNYTYENGEKIYNVLLEYASGGDLSDKLKNSGDHKLPEFEVKKNTKALLRGLHYIHKSGYVHCDIKLQNILLGEDGQVKIADFGLAKRTKSTEDNKLRCELRGTPLYMSPEMVTGGEQDCPADIWALGCVVAEMAAGVPVWKYSNITQLLMAIGVGDQLPEFPAKLSEEGKDFLGKCFVKDPRNRWTAEMLLNHPFVADQHYDDVTVTLNDETCGSGSPSTSPRCPFDFPDWVSYASAASAITSLPSPAIQELLKFCGGSWSTTPAERLRELINEGPESEWSTDDGWVCVR, from the coding sequence ATGGATTGGGTTCGAGGTGAAGCAGTAGGCCATGGAAGCTTCGGCAAAGTCAATTATGCATTACCCAGATGCCAGAATACTCTGTTTTCTCAATCGATGGTGGTTAAATCTTCTGCTGCTTCCTGTTCAGCTACTCTGTTGAACGAGAAGCTGATCTTGGATGAGCTTAACAGTTGCCCCCACATCATCAATTGCCTTGGAGACAACTATACATACGAAAATGGCGAAAAGATATACAATGTCTTATTGGAGTACGCTTCTGGAGGTGATTTATCAGATAAGCTCAAGAATTCCGGTGATCACAAATTGCCGGAATTTGAAGTAAAGAAAAACACTAAGGCGTTACTCAGAGGGCTACACTATATCCACAAGAGTGGCTATGTGCACTGTGATATTAAGCTTCAGAACATTcttttaggcgaagatggtcaggTCAAAATTGCTGATTTTGGACTGGCAAAGAGAACTAAATCTACAGAAGATAATAAGCTGCGATGTGAATTGAGGGGTACTCCATTATACATGTCGCCGGAAATGGTTACCGGCGGCGAACAAGACTGTCCCGCCGATATCTGGGCACTTGGGTGTGTTGTGGCAGAGATGGCAGCAGGAGTTCCAGTTTGGAAATACTCAAATATAACCCAACTATTGATGGCAATTGGAGTTGGTGATCAATTGCCTGAATTTCCCGCGAAATTATCCGAGGAAGGAAAAGATTTTCTAGGAAAATGCTTTGTGAAGGACCCAAGAAATAGATGGACGGCTGAGATGCTTCTAAACCATCCTTTTGTTGCTGATCAACATTATGATGATGTCACTGTTACATTGAATGACGAAACATGCGGGAGTGGCAGTCCTTCGACGTCTCCTAGGTGCCCATTTGATTTCCCAGATTGGGTCTCTTATGCTTCTGCTGCATCAGCCATTACATCTCTGCCCTCGCCGGCAATTCAAGAATTGCTGAAGTTTTGCGGCGGGTCATGGTCCACAACGCCGGCGGAGAGGCTGCGGGAGTTAATCAATGAAGGACCTGAATCTGAGTGGTCCACTGATGATGGCTGGGTCTGCGTTCGGTGA